From the Colletotrichum lupini chromosome 10, complete sequence genome, one window contains:
- a CDS encoding MIP family channel protein has translation MVNTKVGRQLSGDSSNVAGTLPMLNIANTTRNNIVAVLGEFVGTFLFLFFSFAGTQVANTPLGAPGSDPNLPSIIFIALSFGVSLTANVWAFYRVTGGMFNPVVTLALTVCGGLPLLRALLIMPTQIIAGLCAAGVASAMFPGPLSVTTGLGGGTNTAQGFFIEVILTAQLVFVILMLAVEKHRSTFLAPVGIGLSFFLAELTGVYFTGGSLNPARSFGPAAVDGIFPSYHWIYWLGPIVGSLIACGFNLLLRNLRYYECNPGQDDDGHDTSSERSFKP, from the exons ATGGTGAACACCAAAGTCGGTCGTCAGCTTTCGGGCGATAGCTCGAATGTTGCTGGCACGTTACCAATGCTCAACATTGCCAATACCACGAGGAATAACATTGTAGCTGTGCTCGGGGAGTTTGTCGGAAcattcctcttcctcttcttctcatTCGCCGGTACTCAAGTTGCCAACACGCCTCTTGGAGCACCAGGATCGGACCCCAACCTCCCATCCATTATCTTCATCGCGCTTTCATTCGGAGTCTCCCTTACTGCAAATGTGTGGGCATTTTACAGAGTTACGGGTGGGATGTTCAACCCTGTG GTGACTCTCGCCCTCACTGTTTGTGGTGGCCTACCGCTACTGAGAGCTCTTCTCATCATGCCCACTCAAATCATAGCCGGATTATGTGCAGCCGGGGTGGCTTCTGCCATGTTTCCTGGTCCCCTCTCCGTGACCACAGGACTGGGTGGTGGCACAAACACAGCTCAGGGCTTCTTCATCGAGGTGATCTTGACCGCTCAGCTGGTGTTTGTCATCTTGATGTTGGCCGTTGAGAAACATCGCTCTACCTTCCTTGCCCCTGTGGGCATTGGTCTGTCATTCTTCCTTGCCGAACTCACAG GCGTCTACTTCACTGGCGGTTCCCTCAACCCAGCTCGATCTTTTGGACCCGCTGCTGTTGATGGCATTTTCCCCAGCTATCACTGGATATACTGGCTTGGTCCGATCGTTGGATCTCTGATTGCTTGTGGATTCAACCTTTTATTGCGCAACCTTCGATACTATGAGTGCAACCCTGGTCAGGACGATGATGGCCACGACACGAGCAGCGAGCGCAGCTTCAAACCCTAA